The Kribbella jejuensis region TGCTCGCGGGCCTGCCCGACTCCGTGCCCGGTACGACGATCAACCGGCTCTGCGGGTCCGGGCTGGACGCGGTCGCGTACGCGGCCCGGTCGATCATTGCCGGGGACAACGACATTGTGGTGGCCGGTGGGGTGGAGTCGATGTCGCGGGCGCCGTTCGTGATGCCTAAGGCAACTACCGCTTTCTCCCGCCAGGCCGAGGTGTTCGACACCACGATCGGGTGGCGGTTCGTGAATCCGGTGCTGAAAGCGCAGTACGGGATCGATTCGATGCCGGAGACCGCGGAGAACGTCGCGGCTGAGTTCGACGTGTCTCGTGAAGACCAGGATTTGTTTGCGTTGCGGTCGCAGCAACGGGCCGCGAAGGCACAGGCGAACGGGCGGTTGGCCGAGGAGATTGTCTCGGTTGACGTGGCTGGGAAACGCGGCTTGGTGACAACTGTTGATGCCGACGAACATCCACGTGAGACGTCGCTCGAAGCTCTGGCCGGGTTGAAGACTCCGTTCCGATCGCCTGGGACCGTTACGGCAGGCAATGCGTCCGGGGTGAACGATGGGGCCGCGGCGTTGCTGGTGATGAGTGCGGAAGCCGTCGAGGAGCACGGGGTTACACCGATCGCTCGGGTGGTCGGGACGGCTGCGGCGGGCGTGCCGCCGCGGATCATGGGGATCGGGCCGGCGCCCGCGACCCGGAAGCTGCTCGACCGGACCGGTGTCGCGTTGTCCGACATCGAGGTGATCGAGCTCAACGAGGCGTTCGCGTCGCAGTCGCTCGCCGTACTGCGCGAGCTCGGGCTGCCCGACGACGCCGAGCACGTCAACCCGAACGGCGGGGCGATCGCGCTCGGGCATCCGCTCGGCATGTCCGGGGCGCGACTGGCGCTGACCGCCGCGCTGGAGCTTCGGCACCGCGACGCCCGGTACGCGCTGGCCACCATGTGCATCGGCGTCGGTCAGGGCATCGCGACCCTGCTCGCCCGTCCCTAGGAGTCGTCCATGCTGGGTGAAGCTTGTCCCGTGGAGTTGCGCGACGCCGGCGAACAGCTTTCCGTCGACGAGCTCCGGTCCCGCCAACTTTCGTTGCTGCAGGCAACTGTACGGCGCGCGTACGAGAACGTGCCGCATTACCGTTCGGCGTTGGATGCGGTCGGGTTCAAGCCGGATGACCTGCAGTCGCTCGCAGATCTTTCGCGGCTGCCGTTCACCGCCAAGAAAGACTTGCGGGACAACTACCCGTTCGGAATGTTCGCAGTACCTCGAACCGACGTGGTGCGGGTGCATGCGTCCTCGGGTACGACAGGGCGGCCGACGGTGGTCGGGTACACGCGGCGGGATCTGGACAACTGGGCCGATCTGATGGCGCGGTCGATCCGCGCGGCGGGTGGACGTGCCGGGGACGTCTGCCATGTGGCCTACGGGTACGGGCTGTTCACCGGCGGGCTGGGCGCGCATTACGGGGCCGAGCGGCTCGGGTGCACTGTCGTACCGGTGTCCGGTGGGATGACCGAGCGGCAGGTGGATCTGCTCCGCGACTTCGGCGCGCGGATCATCATGGTCACGCCGTCGTACTTCCTCGCGATCGTCGACGAACTCGAACGCCGCGGCCTCGACCCACGGGACACGTCGTTGCGGATCGGGATCTTCGGCGCCGAGCCGTGGACCGAGGCGATGCGGACCGAGGTCGAGGAACGGACCGGGATCCACGCCGTCGACATCTACGGACTGTCCGAGGTGATGGGCCCGGGCGTCGCGCAGGAA contains the following coding sequences:
- the pcaF gene encoding 3-oxoadipyl-CoA thiolase, producing the protein MTREAFLVDGVRTPIGRYGGALSAVRPDDLAAHVISSLLNRTALDPARIDDVILGCANQAGEDNRNVARMAVLLAGLPDSVPGTTINRLCGSGLDAVAYAARSIIAGDNDIVVAGGVESMSRAPFVMPKATTAFSRQAEVFDTTIGWRFVNPVLKAQYGIDSMPETAENVAAEFDVSREDQDLFALRSQQRAAKAQANGRLAEEIVSVDVAGKRGLVTTVDADEHPRETSLEALAGLKTPFRSPGTVTAGNASGVNDGAAALLVMSAEAVEEHGVTPIARVVGTAAAGVPPRIMGIGPAPATRKLLDRTGVALSDIEVIELNEAFASQSLAVLRELGLPDDAEHVNPNGGAIALGHPLGMSGARLALTAALELRHRDARYALATMCIGVGQGIATLLARP
- the paaK gene encoding phenylacetate--CoA ligase PaaK, with amino-acid sequence MELRDAGEQLSVDELRSRQLSLLQATVRRAYENVPHYRSALDAVGFKPDDLQSLADLSRLPFTAKKDLRDNYPFGMFAVPRTDVVRVHASSGTTGRPTVVGYTRRDLDNWADLMARSIRAAGGRAGDVCHVAYGYGLFTGGLGAHYGAERLGCTVVPVSGGMTERQVDLLRDFGARIIMVTPSYFLAIVDELERRGLDPRDTSLRIGIFGAEPWTEAMRTEVEERTGIHAVDIYGLSEVMGPGVAQECVETKDGLHIWEDHFYPEIIDPVTGEVLPDGSEGELVFTTLTKEAFPVLRYRTRDLTRLLPGTARPGMRRMEKITGRTDDMMIVRGVNVFPTQIEEQILLVEGLTPHYLCVLTRPGRLDELTVQVEAAADLTDRSTAATTLAHRIKERVGVTATVEVVDPHALERSLGKAKRIRDDRQA